In Octopus bimaculoides isolate UCB-OBI-ISO-001 chromosome 5, ASM119413v2, whole genome shotgun sequence, a genomic segment contains:
- the LOC106881315 gene encoding zinc finger protein 721 isoform X1: MVATTNSTKASDREKIERTSLSFKCNRCDEKFRTFISFMKHRNVPSKYNGRKCGDILQKICLSASMVDFLKHNRNIKLFQCKICQKDFSHISYLLVHLRIHSKQAPYVCDYCSKTFIIGLHLQRHLESHKKDILHLPKCESCSNNIDKLMKLFKVDSCSNYCRCPFCYKNIKADENFTVAHLRSHFPEHSTCVKCNFRSVHYKKILIKLKAKVLLQSPHRSLKRLGRTGSSVIECERCGVWFKRNQLAIHLISHSMEQLHCGFCDVIFRSRYLLKKHEATCENKDVIAKSEGMSLKSALLKERNNSKQCPFCSQIFLSFTTLKMHLPIHAENCTLKSDFESLEEDPDETNLETSSEHIPALSCINGEPKTNGYSEMNLKPNTFNQCSFCSAICQNVPERNLHEMDHYEIPASYSEFYSNEYKIQHHSNLLYQCKYCRKVFMSACNFNSHMDSHFGKPPFHCKVCHEVFTSPDGYFDHEKDHSILQTRDNSHAVSSSSIRLCEICGEVFHNLNVFKKHIKSHEMKCINCSAHFSTDKPLHDHMKQHLVPITGDNDRSKTAPPRENRDVELTSANVKNNRFSKAETYTFSGPDKRNLSVSSQGCETGLDFIPFYKNRPNLVPSSPYQFEPPKVSSFCERQLLQTGKNTNYYNPLLLQKNKNDSIFSVAGSNGFSRFNDGNEAYKTKPTRMDINCNISSQEKIGLPDKSVNSPVSESLGMDNFNAFKSMNTVAAFEPLKMESTNSRYRGHYSCTKNRLESSNIFDNKQKCGLISDIPFDKYPNTLDFRDENQLNNQKENENNPVLIQAGSNSTGMSYFNENNCLVLDTNDGYSLEQRICENWESKQKGKDSDKFQLKEHTTPVSASPLKKHLSKRYQPADICFSKSSTIKEDLRCQPKSRSKNIYSEYNFPKYSISLEKKSMYATSQSNNCQDKESTFQNRRNFLKIPEVHSNWNNNGNIAEKLLITEMSKTPVKKDDVGCHASLNENHFSDANNNTLCDNLTDYSHTTLATSCDREENFSFI; encoded by the coding sequence ATCGAAAGGACTTCGTTGAGTTTCAAATGTAATCGGTGCGATGAGAAATTTCGAACTTTCATATCTTTCATGAAACACAGAAACGTTCCGTCCAAATATAATGGCCGAAAATGCGGGGATATTTTGCAGAAGATTTGCCTTTCAGCCAGTATGGTTGACTTTTTAAAACACAATCGAAATATTAAACTATTCCAATGCAAGATATGTCAGAAAGATTTCTCTCATATTTCTTACTTGTTGGTTCATTTACGAATTCATAGCAAACAAGCTCCCTACGTATGTGATTACTGTTCTAAAACATTTATTATTGGTTTGCATCTTCAGAGGCACCTGGAGAGTCATAAAAAAGATATTCTGCATCTCCCTAAATGCGAAAGCTGttcaaataatattgataaacttATGAAGTTATTTAAAGTCGATTCTTGTTCAAATTATTGTCGGTGCCCTttctgttataaaaatattaaagctGATGAAAATTTCACGGTAGCACATTTAAGAAGTCACTTTCCAGAACACTCCACTTGTGTCAAATGTAATTTCAGAAGTGTCCATTACAAAAAGATACTGATAAAGTTGAAGGCAAAAGTCCTTTTACAAAGTCCCCATCGCTCGCTTAAGAGATTAGGTCGAACGGGTAGTTCCGTGATAGAATGTGAACGCTGTGGTGTATGGTTCAAGCGGAACCAGCTTGCAATACATTTAATCTCCCATTCAATGGAGCAACTTCACTGTGggttttgtgatgtaatcttcaGAAGTCGTTATCTGCTAAAGAAACACGAGGCAACTTGTGAAAATAAAGATGTGATTGCTAAATCAGAAGGAATGTCCTTGAAGTCGGCCTTGCTAAAAGAGAGAAACAACTCCAAGCAATGTCCTTTTTGCTcccaaatttttttatctttcacaacGTTGAAAATGCACTTACCGATTCATGCAGAAAACTGTACTTTGAAATCAGATTTTGAATCATTAGAAGAGGATCCAGACGAAACAAATTTAGAAACAAGCTCGGAACATATCCCAGCCCTCAGTTGCATAAATGGTGAACCCAAGACTAACGGGTATAGTGAGATGAATTTAAAACCAAATACGTTTAACCAATGTAGTTTTTGCTCAGCTATTTGTCAAAATGTACCAGAACGGAATCTTCATGAAATGGACCATTACGAGATTCCAGCATCTTATTCTGAATTTTACTCGAATGAATATAAAATTCAACATCACTCAAATTTGCTTTATCAGTGTAAATATTGCAGGAAAGTTTTCATGAGCGCTTGCAACTTTAATTCCCACATGGACAGTCATTTTGGTAAGCCGCCATTTCATTGTAAAGTCTGCCACGAAGTTTTTACGAGTCCAGACGGTTATTTTGACCACGAGAAAGACCACTCGATATTACAAACCAGAGATAATTCTCATGCTGTTTCATCCAGTTCTATCCGTTTGTGTGAAATATGCGGAGAAGTTTTCCATAAtctaaatgttttcaaaaaacatataaaatctcatgaaatgaagtgtattaATTGTTCGGCGCACTTTTCTACAGATAAACCGCTTCATGACCACATGAAACAACATTTAGTCCCAATAACAGGCGATAACGATCGATCAAAAACTGCTCCTCCGAGAGAGAACAGAGATGTCGAATTAACTTCAGCAAATGTCAAGAACAACAGGTTTTCGAAAGCCGAGACATATACTTTTTCAGGTCCAGATAAAAGAAATCTTTCAGTCTCATCCCAAGGTTGTGAAACTGGTCTGGACTTTATTCCTTTCTATAAAAATAGACCAAACTTAGTTCCATCTTCTCCGTATCAATTCGAACCACCCAAAGTTTCCAGTTTCTGTGAGAGACAACTTTTACAGACCGGAAAGAATACAAATTATTATAACCCATTGTTGTTGCAAAAAAACAAGAACGATAGTATTTTTTCAGTGGCTGGCAGCAATGGTTTCTCTCGCTTTAATGACGGAAACGAAGCATATAAAACCAAACCAACTCGCATggatattaattgtaatatttctAGTCAAGAGAAAATAGGTCTTCCCGACAAAAGTGTTAATAGTCCAGTAAGTGAAAGCTTAGGTATGGACAACTTTAATGCTTTCAAATCTATGAACACTGTTGCTGCATTTGAGCCACTCAAAATGGAATCGACTAACTCCCGGTATCGGGGTCATTATTCTTGCACCAAAAATAGATTAGAATcatcaaatatttttgataataaacaaaaatgtggTTTAATTTCAGACATTCCATTTGATAAATATCCCAACACTTTAGACTTCAGGGATGAAAACCAACTTAACaatcagaaagaaaatgaaaacaacccAGTTTTGATTCAAGCAGGTTCAAACTCCACTGGAATGTCTTACTTTAATGAAAACAATTGTTTAGTTCTTGATACAAATGATGGTTATAGTTTAGAGCAACGTATTTGTGAAAATTGGGAATCTAAACAAAAGGGAAAAGATTCTGATAAATTTCAACTGAAAGAACACACTACACCAGTATCGGCTTCTCCATTGAAAAAACATCTGAGTAAGAGATATCAACCGGCTGATATCTGCTTTTCAAAATCCAGCACAATAAAGGAAGATTTAAGATGTCAGCCGAAGTCTAGATCAAAAAATATCTACAGTGAGtataattttccaaaatattcgatttcacttgaaaagaaatcAATGTATGCTACTTCTCAATCCAACAATTGTCAAGATAAAGAAAGTACCTTTCAAAACAGAAGGAATTTCTTAAAAATTCCCGAAGTACATTCAAACTGGAACAATAACGGAAACATAGCAGAAAAATTGTTGATTACTGAAATGTCCAAAACTCCAGTAAAAAAGGATGATGTTGGCTGTCATGCGTCACTGAATGAAAACCACTTCAGTGATGCGAATAACAATACATTATGCGACAATCTGACTGATTACAGTCACACTACGTTAGCGACATCTTGTGATCGTGaagaaaacttttcttttatataa
- the LOC106881315 gene encoding zinc finger protein 721 isoform X2, with the protein MKHRNVPSKYNGRKCGDILQKICLSASMVDFLKHNRNIKLFQCKICQKDFSHISYLLVHLRIHSKQAPYVCDYCSKTFIIGLHLQRHLESHKKDILHLPKCESCSNNIDKLMKLFKVDSCSNYCRCPFCYKNIKADENFTVAHLRSHFPEHSTCVKCNFRSVHYKKILIKLKAKVLLQSPHRSLKRLGRTGSSVIECERCGVWFKRNQLAIHLISHSMEQLHCGFCDVIFRSRYLLKKHEATCENKDVIAKSEGMSLKSALLKERNNSKQCPFCSQIFLSFTTLKMHLPIHAENCTLKSDFESLEEDPDETNLETSSEHIPALSCINGEPKTNGYSEMNLKPNTFNQCSFCSAICQNVPERNLHEMDHYEIPASYSEFYSNEYKIQHHSNLLYQCKYCRKVFMSACNFNSHMDSHFGKPPFHCKVCHEVFTSPDGYFDHEKDHSILQTRDNSHAVSSSSIRLCEICGEVFHNLNVFKKHIKSHEMKCINCSAHFSTDKPLHDHMKQHLVPITGDNDRSKTAPPRENRDVELTSANVKNNRFSKAETYTFSGPDKRNLSVSSQGCETGLDFIPFYKNRPNLVPSSPYQFEPPKVSSFCERQLLQTGKNTNYYNPLLLQKNKNDSIFSVAGSNGFSRFNDGNEAYKTKPTRMDINCNISSQEKIGLPDKSVNSPVSESLGMDNFNAFKSMNTVAAFEPLKMESTNSRYRGHYSCTKNRLESSNIFDNKQKCGLISDIPFDKYPNTLDFRDENQLNNQKENENNPVLIQAGSNSTGMSYFNENNCLVLDTNDGYSLEQRICENWESKQKGKDSDKFQLKEHTTPVSASPLKKHLSKRYQPADICFSKSSTIKEDLRCQPKSRSKNIYSEYNFPKYSISLEKKSMYATSQSNNCQDKESTFQNRRNFLKIPEVHSNWNNNGNIAEKLLITEMSKTPVKKDDVGCHASLNENHFSDANNNTLCDNLTDYSHTTLATSCDREENFSFI; encoded by the coding sequence ATGAAACACAGAAACGTTCCGTCCAAATATAATGGCCGAAAATGCGGGGATATTTTGCAGAAGATTTGCCTTTCAGCCAGTATGGTTGACTTTTTAAAACACAATCGAAATATTAAACTATTCCAATGCAAGATATGTCAGAAAGATTTCTCTCATATTTCTTACTTGTTGGTTCATTTACGAATTCATAGCAAACAAGCTCCCTACGTATGTGATTACTGTTCTAAAACATTTATTATTGGTTTGCATCTTCAGAGGCACCTGGAGAGTCATAAAAAAGATATTCTGCATCTCCCTAAATGCGAAAGCTGttcaaataatattgataaacttATGAAGTTATTTAAAGTCGATTCTTGTTCAAATTATTGTCGGTGCCCTttctgttataaaaatattaaagctGATGAAAATTTCACGGTAGCACATTTAAGAAGTCACTTTCCAGAACACTCCACTTGTGTCAAATGTAATTTCAGAAGTGTCCATTACAAAAAGATACTGATAAAGTTGAAGGCAAAAGTCCTTTTACAAAGTCCCCATCGCTCGCTTAAGAGATTAGGTCGAACGGGTAGTTCCGTGATAGAATGTGAACGCTGTGGTGTATGGTTCAAGCGGAACCAGCTTGCAATACATTTAATCTCCCATTCAATGGAGCAACTTCACTGTGggttttgtgatgtaatcttcaGAAGTCGTTATCTGCTAAAGAAACACGAGGCAACTTGTGAAAATAAAGATGTGATTGCTAAATCAGAAGGAATGTCCTTGAAGTCGGCCTTGCTAAAAGAGAGAAACAACTCCAAGCAATGTCCTTTTTGCTcccaaatttttttatctttcacaacGTTGAAAATGCACTTACCGATTCATGCAGAAAACTGTACTTTGAAATCAGATTTTGAATCATTAGAAGAGGATCCAGACGAAACAAATTTAGAAACAAGCTCGGAACATATCCCAGCCCTCAGTTGCATAAATGGTGAACCCAAGACTAACGGGTATAGTGAGATGAATTTAAAACCAAATACGTTTAACCAATGTAGTTTTTGCTCAGCTATTTGTCAAAATGTACCAGAACGGAATCTTCATGAAATGGACCATTACGAGATTCCAGCATCTTATTCTGAATTTTACTCGAATGAATATAAAATTCAACATCACTCAAATTTGCTTTATCAGTGTAAATATTGCAGGAAAGTTTTCATGAGCGCTTGCAACTTTAATTCCCACATGGACAGTCATTTTGGTAAGCCGCCATTTCATTGTAAAGTCTGCCACGAAGTTTTTACGAGTCCAGACGGTTATTTTGACCACGAGAAAGACCACTCGATATTACAAACCAGAGATAATTCTCATGCTGTTTCATCCAGTTCTATCCGTTTGTGTGAAATATGCGGAGAAGTTTTCCATAAtctaaatgttttcaaaaaacatataaaatctcatgaaatgaagtgtattaATTGTTCGGCGCACTTTTCTACAGATAAACCGCTTCATGACCACATGAAACAACATTTAGTCCCAATAACAGGCGATAACGATCGATCAAAAACTGCTCCTCCGAGAGAGAACAGAGATGTCGAATTAACTTCAGCAAATGTCAAGAACAACAGGTTTTCGAAAGCCGAGACATATACTTTTTCAGGTCCAGATAAAAGAAATCTTTCAGTCTCATCCCAAGGTTGTGAAACTGGTCTGGACTTTATTCCTTTCTATAAAAATAGACCAAACTTAGTTCCATCTTCTCCGTATCAATTCGAACCACCCAAAGTTTCCAGTTTCTGTGAGAGACAACTTTTACAGACCGGAAAGAATACAAATTATTATAACCCATTGTTGTTGCAAAAAAACAAGAACGATAGTATTTTTTCAGTGGCTGGCAGCAATGGTTTCTCTCGCTTTAATGACGGAAACGAAGCATATAAAACCAAACCAACTCGCATggatattaattgtaatatttctAGTCAAGAGAAAATAGGTCTTCCCGACAAAAGTGTTAATAGTCCAGTAAGTGAAAGCTTAGGTATGGACAACTTTAATGCTTTCAAATCTATGAACACTGTTGCTGCATTTGAGCCACTCAAAATGGAATCGACTAACTCCCGGTATCGGGGTCATTATTCTTGCACCAAAAATAGATTAGAATcatcaaatatttttgataataaacaaaaatgtggTTTAATTTCAGACATTCCATTTGATAAATATCCCAACACTTTAGACTTCAGGGATGAAAACCAACTTAACaatcagaaagaaaatgaaaacaacccAGTTTTGATTCAAGCAGGTTCAAACTCCACTGGAATGTCTTACTTTAATGAAAACAATTGTTTAGTTCTTGATACAAATGATGGTTATAGTTTAGAGCAACGTATTTGTGAAAATTGGGAATCTAAACAAAAGGGAAAAGATTCTGATAAATTTCAACTGAAAGAACACACTACACCAGTATCGGCTTCTCCATTGAAAAAACATCTGAGTAAGAGATATCAACCGGCTGATATCTGCTTTTCAAAATCCAGCACAATAAAGGAAGATTTAAGATGTCAGCCGAAGTCTAGATCAAAAAATATCTACAGTGAGtataattttccaaaatattcgatttcacttgaaaagaaatcAATGTATGCTACTTCTCAATCCAACAATTGTCAAGATAAAGAAAGTACCTTTCAAAACAGAAGGAATTTCTTAAAAATTCCCGAAGTACATTCAAACTGGAACAATAACGGAAACATAGCAGAAAAATTGTTGATTACTGAAATGTCCAAAACTCCAGTAAAAAAGGATGATGTTGGCTGTCATGCGTCACTGAATGAAAACCACTTCAGTGATGCGAATAACAATACATTATGCGACAATCTGACTGATTACAGTCACACTACGTTAGCGACATCTTGTGATCGTGaagaaaacttttcttttatataa